A genome region from Altererythrobacter aquiaggeris includes the following:
- the argS gene encoding arginine--tRNA ligase yields MSENLPLHAAFAVHVNDALDRLEAAGILPAATMRTNVAVEPPRDPSHGDLSTNAAMVLAKPAKSNPRALAEALVAELCKIPTIESAEIAGPGFINMRLAESAWRDEIRVIAAQGSDYGRSAIGGGSTVNVEYVSTNPTGPMHMGHCRGAVVGDALASLLEYAGHKVIREYYVNDAGGQVDVLARSAHLRYREALGDDIGAIPEGLYPGEYLVSVGQSLASEFGDRFKDEAEPDWLPIFRAHSVDAMMTMIKSDLALLGIHHDVFSSEAALQAAGKPEAAEAWLRQHDLVYDGVLEAPKGKTPPEDWEPVELPLFRSTKFGDDQDRPIKKSDGKWTYFGADLAYHMQKAETADALIDIWGADHAGTVKRIKAAVAALAQGEGKSIPFDVKLVQMVQLMRDGEPLKMSKRSGNFVTLAETVEEVGKDVVRFTMLTRKPEAQMEFDFAKVVETSKDNPVFYVQYAHARISSTLRKAAAEGLKPDADGVDLLGSAELAMVHQAAQFPRIVEAAAAAREPHRIAFFLYELAGALHTYWNAGNDDPEKRFILAHNPALTGGRLFLASQIGQVIRNGLALMGVEAVEEL; encoded by the coding sequence ATGTCTGAAAATCTTCCCTTGCACGCCGCTTTTGCGGTTCACGTCAACGATGCGCTCGACCGGCTTGAGGCGGCCGGAATCCTGCCCGCCGCGACAATGCGGACCAATGTTGCTGTAGAACCGCCGCGTGACCCCTCGCATGGCGATTTGTCCACCAACGCCGCGATGGTTCTGGCCAAACCGGCAAAGAGCAATCCGCGCGCACTGGCTGAAGCGCTGGTGGCCGAGCTTTGCAAAATACCGACCATTGAAAGCGCCGAAATTGCTGGCCCCGGGTTCATCAATATGCGCCTTGCCGAAAGTGCATGGCGCGATGAAATCCGTGTCATCGCGGCGCAGGGTTCCGATTATGGCCGTTCGGCTATTGGCGGCGGTTCCACGGTCAATGTCGAATATGTATCGACCAACCCCACCGGCCCGATGCACATGGGGCATTGCCGCGGTGCCGTGGTCGGTGATGCGTTAGCCAGCCTGTTAGAATATGCCGGGCACAAGGTCATCCGCGAATATTACGTCAATGACGCAGGCGGTCAGGTCGATGTGCTCGCGCGGTCGGCCCATTTGAGGTACCGCGAAGCGTTGGGCGACGATATTGGCGCCATACCCGAAGGGCTTTATCCGGGCGAGTATCTGGTCAGCGTCGGGCAATCGCTTGCGAGTGAATTCGGCGACCGGTTCAAGGATGAGGCAGAACCCGACTGGCTGCCCATTTTCCGCGCCCATTCAGTCGATGCGATGATGACGATGATCAAGTCCGATCTCGCTCTGCTCGGCATCCATCACGATGTGTTTTCGTCAGAGGCAGCGTTGCAAGCGGCTGGCAAGCCCGAAGCCGCAGAGGCCTGGCTCCGGCAGCACGATCTTGTCTATGACGGCGTGCTCGAAGCGCCCAAAGGCAAGACGCCGCCAGAAGACTGGGAACCTGTGGAGTTGCCGCTGTTCCGTTCGACCAAATTCGGTGACGATCAGGATCGCCCGATCAAAAAGAGCGACGGCAAGTGGACGTATTTCGGCGCCGATCTCGCATATCATATGCAGAAGGCCGAGACAGCGGATGCACTGATCGACATCTGGGGAGCCGATCATGCCGGCACGGTGAAGCGTATCAAAGCTGCAGTTGCCGCGCTTGCACAAGGTGAAGGCAAGTCGATCCCGTTCGATGTGAAGCTGGTCCAGATGGTCCAGTTGATGCGTGACGGCGAACCGCTCAAAATGTCCAAACGCTCGGGCAATTTCGTCACTTTGGCCGAAACTGTCGAAGAAGTCGGTAAAGATGTCGTGCGCTTCACCATGCTGACGCGCAAGCCTGAAGCGCAGATGGAATTTGATTTCGCCAAAGTCGTCGAAACCTCCAAGGATAACCCCGTATTCTATGTCCAATACGCCCACGCGCGCATTTCATCGACCTTGCGAAAGGCGGCAGCAGAAGGGCTGAAGCCTGATGCAGACGGTGTCGATTTACTCGGCAGCGCGGAATTGGCGATGGTGCACCAGGCGGCCCAGTTCCCGCGGATCGTCGAAGCCGCCGCCGCGGCCCGCGAACCGCACCGGATCGCGTTCTTTCTCTATGAACTGGCAGGCGCGCTTCATACGTACTGGAACGCCGGGAATGACGACCCTGAAAAACGGTTCATTCTGGCACATAATCCCGCGCTTACGGGTGGAAGGCTTTTCCTCGCGTCGCAAATCGGGCAGGTTATCCGCAATGGTCTCGCGCTGATGGGCGTGGAGGCGGTCGAGGAGCTTTGA
- a CDS encoding SPOR domain-containing protein, producing MMAMDPREIDENGNPVEPDTEDYVEEFETDPDPGADQLNLAEEDESLPWLESSDYEDENDGVGAGRMVAFTALGLAALALLIWGIWWASNRQQASDIPADGSTIAAPEGDYKEKPDNPGGKQFEGTGDSSFARGEGQTREGRLAEKAVAKPSIDAATPGNTGASAGTAGAKPSPAATSGGYVVQVAALSTKAAAERGWTDLTGRTDTLKGQKYQIVEGQSDIGKVFRVQVVAGNKAAADRICAGLKSDGLPCTVKKN from the coding sequence ATGATGGCGATGGATCCGCGCGAAATCGACGAGAACGGTAATCCGGTTGAACCGGATACGGAAGACTACGTCGAAGAATTTGAAACGGATCCGGACCCGGGGGCAGACCAGTTGAACCTCGCGGAGGAAGACGAAAGTCTGCCGTGGCTGGAATCGTCCGATTACGAAGATGAAAATGACGGTGTCGGCGCGGGCCGGATGGTTGCGTTCACCGCTCTTGGACTGGCGGCGCTGGCGCTGCTGATTTGGGGGATCTGGTGGGCCAGTAACCGCCAGCAGGCATCGGATATACCCGCAGACGGCAGCACCATCGCGGCCCCTGAAGGTGATTATAAGGAAAAGCCTGACAATCCCGGCGGCAAACAGTTCGAGGGAACCGGCGATAGCAGTTTCGCCCGCGGCGAGGGTCAGACGCGCGAGGGCCGCCTGGCCGAAAAGGCTGTGGCAAAGCCCAGCATCGATGCGGCCACTCCTGGCAACACCGGCGCTTCGGCGGGCACAGCGGGTGCCAAGCCTTCCCCCGCGGCAACAAGCGGCGGCTATGTCGTGCAGGTCGCCGCATTGTCCACAAAGGCGGCAGCTGAAAGGGGCTGGACGGATCTGACCGGCCGGACCGACACCCTTAAAGGCCAGAAATATCAGATCGTGGAAGGCCAGTCCGATATTGGCAAAGTGTTCCGCGTGCAGGTTGTCGCCGGCAACAAGGCTGCGGCTGATCGCATTTGCGCGGGTCTGAAATCGGATGGTCTTCCCTGTACAGTCAAGAAGAACTGA
- the nagZ gene encoding beta-N-acetylhexosaminidase, with the protein MTPAIFGIAGPALSADERDFFRDARPAGYILFGRNCETREQLRALTDSLRNLHGCDRLLISIDQEGGRVARMRPPEWSQFPAGEIFDNLYQIAPASAIEAARVNSEAMGLELAEAGITVDYHAPFDVRRPETDAAIGDRALGSTPMQVAALGRAVLDGLARSGVIGCLKHMPGHGRATADSHYDLPVVDASAADLEADIEPFRALSGAAIGMSAHIRYTAWDADNPATLSPFVIDEIIRGKIGFDGLLLTDDIDMQALNGTVPERAVLALAAGCDIVLNCWAKIADMEGIVRSCPQISARARERLDAAMNSVSAAEPSDIGELLAKRDALLAAAGVSA; encoded by the coding sequence ATGACGCCAGCGATATTCGGAATTGCCGGACCGGCCCTGTCCGCGGACGAGCGGGACTTCTTCCGTGACGCCCGGCCAGCCGGCTACATTTTGTTTGGCCGCAACTGCGAAACGCGCGAGCAATTGCGCGCATTGACGGATTCGCTGCGCAACTTGCATGGCTGCGACAGATTATTGATATCGATCGATCAGGAAGGTGGCAGGGTAGCGCGGATGCGGCCTCCCGAATGGTCGCAATTTCCCGCCGGCGAAATATTCGATAACTTATACCAAATTGCACCCGCTTCCGCGATCGAAGCGGCGCGAGTGAATTCGGAAGCCATGGGCCTTGAACTGGCAGAAGCGGGCATCACCGTCGATTACCATGCCCCTTTTGACGTGCGCCGCCCGGAAACGGACGCTGCAATTGGCGACCGGGCTCTGGGCAGCACGCCCATGCAGGTCGCCGCCTTGGGGCGCGCAGTGCTCGACGGTTTAGCCAGATCCGGGGTAATCGGATGTCTCAAACATATGCCCGGGCACGGACGCGCGACTGCCGATAGCCATTATGATTTGCCAGTGGTTGACGCCAGTGCAGCGGATCTGGAAGCCGACATCGAACCATTCCGGGCATTGTCAGGTGCGGCAATCGGGATGAGCGCGCATATCCGCTACACGGCGTGGGACGCCGATAATCCCGCAACCCTGTCACCCTTTGTCATTGACGAGATAATTCGCGGGAAGATCGGATTCGATGGCTTGCTGCTGACCGACGATATCGACATGCAGGCGTTAAACGGGACAGTGCCGGAACGCGCTGTTCTCGCGCTCGCGGCAGGCTGCGACATCGTCCTCAATTGCTGGGCTAAGATAGCGGACATGGAAGGCATCGTACGCAGCTGTCCGCAAATCAGCGCGCGCGCGCGCGAACGCCTGGATGCCGCGATGAACAGTGTGTCAGCGGCGGAGCCTAGCGACATTGGCGAATTGTTGGCCAAGCGCGATGCGCTGCTGGCGGCCGCTGGAGTGTCAGCTTGA
- a CDS encoding ScpA family protein: MTDTGLLFAKGGGDNSGWAGPAKAESESTSLYLELDGWEGPLDLLLDLARRQKVDLRSISILELVDQYLVYIDRAGALKLELAADYLVMAAWLAFLKSSLLLPRDEQEQPGPEELALRLQLRLARLGAMREAAARLMGRNRQGRDVFVRGAPEGLRIDRKHLWQCEWFDVIQAYSQVNARTAPAIHMVRERPVMTLDSALERVSAMLGVTLDWMNIVEFLPPHAAPGLRKSALASSFVAALELARTGKAELAQDTIFGELRLRRIPA, translated from the coding sequence TTGACCGACACGGGGCTCCTGTTCGCGAAGGGGGGGGGAGACAATTCCGGCTGGGCAGGTCCGGCGAAAGCAGAAAGCGAAAGCACCTCGCTTTATCTCGAGCTTGACGGTTGGGAAGGGCCGCTTGATCTGCTGCTCGATCTCGCGCGGCGACAAAAAGTCGATTTGCGGTCAATTTCGATATTGGAGCTGGTCGATCAATATCTCGTATATATCGACCGTGCCGGCGCGTTGAAGCTGGAGCTTGCTGCCGATTATCTGGTGATGGCGGCGTGGCTCGCGTTCCTTAAATCGTCGCTGCTTTTGCCAAGGGACGAACAAGAACAACCGGGCCCGGAAGAGCTTGCCCTGCGCCTCCAGCTACGGCTCGCCAGATTGGGCGCGATGCGCGAGGCGGCAGCACGTCTGATGGGCCGCAACCGTCAGGGGCGGGACGTGTTCGTGCGCGGCGCACCCGAAGGGCTGCGAATCGATCGCAAACACTTGTGGCAATGCGAATGGTTCGACGTGATACAGGCTTACAGCCAGGTCAATGCGCGCACGGCGCCGGCCATACACATGGTCCGCGAACGGCCGGTCATGACGTTGGACAGCGCTTTGGAAAGAGTGTCCGCAATGCTCGGCGTTACGCTGGACTGGATGAACATCGTAGAATTCTTGCCGCCCCATGCCGCACCCGGTCTGCGTAAATCGGCACTGGCATCCAGCTTTGTCGCGGCTTTGGAACTTGCCCGGACCGGCAAGGCAGAGCTTGCTCAAGACACTATTTTTGGCGAGCTCAGGCTGCGGCGGATACCCGCATGA
- the scpB gene encoding SMC-Scp complex subunit ScpB — translation MNELERAVEATLFASSEPMAVDTLARHLGDADASAVRGALAKLADTYSQRGINLVERGKRWHFETASDLAHLLRREQDQVRRLSRAGTEVLAIIAYHEPVSRAEIESIRGVQTAKGTLDILLEAGWVRVAGRREVPGRPVVYATTPEFLDHFGLQSRRDLPGIEELKAAGLLDPVDNAYDDMIGADDSEFSGVEADAQVGQTGAAKENNI, via the coding sequence ATGAACGAGCTTGAACGAGCCGTCGAAGCCACCTTGTTTGCATCCAGCGAGCCAATGGCGGTGGACACGCTCGCGAGGCACCTGGGCGATGCCGACGCCAGCGCGGTTCGCGGGGCGCTGGCAAAGTTGGCCGATACGTATTCGCAGCGCGGTATCAACCTGGTTGAACGCGGCAAACGCTGGCATTTTGAAACGGCCAGCGATCTTGCACATCTGTTGCGGCGCGAACAGGATCAGGTCCGCCGATTGTCACGCGCCGGAACCGAAGTGCTGGCAATTATCGCGTATCACGAACCGGTCAGCCGCGCCGAAATCGAATCCATCCGCGGTGTGCAAACGGCAAAAGGCACGCTGGATATTCTGCTTGAGGCTGGCTGGGTGCGTGTCGCCGGACGCCGCGAAGTTCCCGGAAGACCCGTCGTCTATGCCACTACACCGGAATTTCTCGATCATTTCGGACTTCAATCACGGCGTGATTTGCCCGGTATCGAAGAATTGAAAGCTGCCGGATTGCTGGATCCTGTCGATAATGCCTATGACGATATGATTGGAGCAGACGACAGCGAATTTTCGGGTGTGGAGGCTGACGCACAGGTTGGCCAGACAGGCGCGGCAAAAGAAAACAACATCTGA
- the tatA gene encoding twin-arginine translocase TatA/TatE family subunit has protein sequence MGLSVWQLLIVAVVILVLFGRGKISEMMGEFGKGIKSFKSGMAEEADEKPVDPAARLEGPAPPASAKNDTKSTHRTD, from the coding sequence ATGGGACTGAGTGTCTGGCAATTGCTGATCGTCGCCGTTGTTATTCTGGTCTTGTTCGGTCGCGGCAAGATTTCGGAAATGATGGGTGAATTCGGTAAAGGTATCAAGAGCTTCAAAAGCGGGATGGCTGAAGAGGCCGATGAAAAGCCTGTCGATCCCGCGGCCCGTCTGGAAGGTCCGGCACCCCCCGCGAGCGCAAAGAACGATACCAAAAGCACCCATCGCACTGACTGA
- the tatB gene encoding Sec-independent protein translocase protein TatB — translation MFDIGASELLLLVVVAVLVIGPKDMPLALRTAGKWMGKIRRVSGHFRAGIDTMIREAEMEEHEQKWKERNAKIMAQTPAGEMGPLPDDVWDPEPSASTGAEGAVVPQEDGQADLHESDDRQSRAGNADEPPLPFGKPD, via the coding sequence ATGTTTGATATCGGTGCCTCCGAATTATTGCTGCTGGTGGTGGTCGCGGTGCTGGTGATCGGGCCAAAAGATATGCCTCTCGCCCTGCGAACTGCAGGCAAGTGGATGGGCAAGATACGCCGGGTTTCCGGACACTTTCGCGCCGGCATCGATACCATGATCCGCGAGGCGGAAATGGAAGAGCACGAGCAAAAGTGGAAAGAACGCAACGCCAAGATAATGGCGCAAACACCGGCGGGCGAAATGGGACCTTTGCCTGACGACGTCTGGGATCCCGAACCCTCCGCCAGCACCGGTGCCGAAGGAGCAGTTGTCCCGCAAGAAGATGGTCAGGCAGACCTGCATGAAAGTGACGATCGCCAGTCGCGCGCCGGAAATGCCGATGAACCGCCGCTTCCTTTCGGCAAGCCGGACTAG
- the tatC gene encoding twin-arginine translocase subunit TatC, translating into MAFSIKDIDDSQAPLLDHLIELRGRLVRAVLALLVAFGVCLYFADEIFGYLVRPLTAAFPQGEGRLVYTKLYEAFFVEVKVALFAGFFLSFPIIANQLWAFVAPGMYAKEKKAFLPFLIATPILFTLGASLAYFVVMPTAFRWFLGFEGDRGGLNMEALPATGDYLSLVMQFILAFGISFLLPVLLLLLNRAGIVTRSQLLAARRYIIVAIVAVAAIITPPDVISQVMLAIPIMLLFEGSLALMWFSDRKKAKSAVQSGVEGDETL; encoded by the coding sequence ATGGCATTCAGCATCAAGGATATAGATGACAGTCAGGCGCCGTTGCTCGATCACCTGATCGAATTGCGCGGGCGGCTGGTGCGGGCTGTGCTGGCTCTGCTCGTTGCCTTTGGCGTGTGCCTGTATTTTGCTGACGAGATCTTCGGATATCTTGTCAGACCGCTGACCGCTGCATTCCCGCAAGGGGAGGGGCGGTTGGTCTATACCAAGCTCTACGAAGCGTTCTTCGTGGAGGTCAAGGTGGCATTATTTGCCGGTTTTTTTCTGAGCTTCCCGATCATCGCAAACCAGCTTTGGGCGTTCGTCGCCCCGGGTATGTATGCAAAGGAAAAAAAGGCTTTCCTGCCTTTCCTGATCGCCACTCCGATCCTTTTCACGCTCGGCGCTTCATTGGCGTATTTTGTTGTGATGCCCACTGCATTCCGGTGGTTTCTGGGGTTTGAAGGCGACCGCGGCGGGCTCAATATGGAGGCGCTGCCGGCCACGGGTGATTATCTGTCGCTAGTCATGCAGTTCATTTTGGCGTTTGGAATCAGTTTCCTGCTTCCCGTTCTGCTGCTCCTGCTCAACCGCGCGGGGATCGTGACGCGCAGTCAATTGCTGGCTGCGCGGCGATATATCATAGTCGCCATTGTTGCCGTGGCGGCCATTATCACCCCGCCTGACGTGATTTCGCAAGTCATGCTCGCGATACCGATCATGTTGCTGTTCGAAGGTTCGCTTGCGCTGATGTGGTTCAGCGATCGCAAGAAAGCGAAATCCGCCGTGCAGTCCGGCGTTGAAGGCGACGAAACGCTTTAA